In the Candidatus Effluviviaceae Genus V sp. genome, one interval contains:
- the alr gene encoding alanine racemase yields the protein MFFSAWVEIDLDALGHNIGEVRRLVGDDLGVMFVVKADAYGHGAVEVARVAVQSGVDMLGVATLQEGIELRQAGIAAPILILSPPMESETPDIVEYDLCCTVPSLAIARALSRAAGARSKAAAVHVEVDTGMGRSGVEFEDAIPFITAVSKLPDLVLEGVFTHFPSSDEDPDYTRRQVERFLRAVDRLSAKGVAVPLVHAANSGAVLGVSESFSGPLNMVRPGLMIYGLRPSLGVGPEADLVPVMSFKARIAQIRDLPEGHPVSYGRTYVAPGPMRAAVIPAGYGHGMSFRLSNRGEVLIRGVRAPIIGRVTMDVTMVDLSGVPEAAVGDEVVIFGSQGDAEISVDEIAENVGTINYEVICGIGKRVARVYVKSGEPIGMRTLTERRVVGRRRWAASSPPEPVPRSGVSGDSGGTSRGS from the coding sequence GTGTTCTTCTCGGCCTGGGTTGAGATCGACCTGGACGCGCTCGGCCACAACATCGGTGAGGTACGTCGTCTCGTGGGCGACGACCTCGGGGTGATGTTCGTGGTGAAGGCCGACGCGTACGGTCACGGCGCGGTCGAGGTTGCGCGGGTCGCCGTGCAGTCGGGTGTCGACATGCTTGGTGTCGCGACGCTCCAGGAGGGCATCGAGCTTCGGCAGGCCGGCATCGCCGCTCCGATCCTCATTCTCAGCCCTCCGATGGAGAGCGAGACGCCGGACATCGTCGAGTATGATCTCTGCTGCACCGTGCCGAGCCTCGCGATCGCCCGTGCGCTCTCGCGCGCGGCCGGCGCCAGGAGCAAGGCAGCCGCCGTCCACGTCGAGGTCGACACCGGCATGGGCAGGAGCGGCGTCGAGTTCGAGGACGCCATCCCGTTCATCACAGCCGTCAGCAAGCTGCCGGACCTCGTGCTGGAGGGAGTGTTCACGCACTTCCCCTCGTCGGACGAGGATCCGGACTACACACGGCGCCAGGTTGAGCGCTTCCTGCGGGCCGTCGACCGGCTGTCGGCGAAGGGCGTTGCGGTGCCGCTGGTGCACGCCGCGAACAGCGGAGCGGTGCTCGGTGTCAGCGAGTCGTTCAGTGGACCGCTCAACATGGTGCGTCCCGGCCTGATGATCTACGGCCTCAGACCGTCGCTGGGCGTCGGGCCGGAAGCCGACCTTGTTCCGGTCATGAGTTTCAAGGCGAGGATCGCGCAGATACGGGACCTCCCGGAGGGACACCCGGTGAGCTACGGAAGGACGTACGTGGCGCCGGGCCCGATGCGGGCAGCGGTCATCCCGGCCGGCTACGGCCACGGCATGAGCTTCCGTCTCTCGAACAGGGGCGAGGTGCTCATCCGGGGCGTGCGCGCGCCGATCATCGGGCGTGTGACGATGGACGTGACGATGGTGGACCTGAGCGGCGTTCCCGAGGCGGCCGTCGGCGACGAGGTCGTGATCTTCGGGTCCCAGGGGGATGCTGAGATCTCGGTCGACGAGATCGCCGAGAACGTGGGGACGATCAACTACGAGGTCATCTGCGGTATCGGCAAGAGGGTCGCCCGTGTCTACGTGAAGAGCGGCGAGCCGATCGGGATGCGAACGCTGACCGAGCGGCGTGTCGTCGGACGGAGGCGATGGGCCGCGTCGAGCCCGCCGGAACCGGTTCCGCGAAGCGGCGTGAGCGGCGATTCGGGCGGCACATCCCGAGGCTCGTAA